CTATTCTGAGACTTTCCCATATTCGATTTTGGAAGCAACAGCACTTGAAAAGTGTTGCATATCCAGCAAGGTTGGTTCTGTACCAGATTTGATTGATGATGGTAAAAATGGCTTTTTGTTTGATGCAGGAGATTACAGAGGTCTTGCTCAAAAAATAGAAATTCTTCTACAAAATGAAAATCTTATAAAAGAGTTCGGGCATCTTCTTTCTAAAAAAGCAAAAGAAAAGTTTTCTGCAGAAAATATGGCAAGAATGCAATTTGAAATCTATAAAAGTATACTTTCGAAAAAATAAAGGGCTACCTGTTTCAAAAAGTCTTATTTTCAAACCTCTTAGCAAGGTAGCCCTTTTGATTTTAAAAATTTTACAACTTTACGTTTCTTTCCTTGCTACTAATCCTTATAACTTCACTTACTTCTGATACAAAAATCTTACCATCACCTGGATTCCCTGTTGAACAGCACTTCAGAATAATATCAATAACTCTTTCAAACTTTTCGTCACTCACAACAATCATAACAAGAACTTTCGGAAGAAGATCCACAGTATAGCTACCGGCTCTCCATTGCAAGGTTATCCCACGCTGTATACCTCTTCCTTTAACTCTCATAACTGTCATTCCGTATATACCCTCTTTTGCAAGGCACTCCTTGAGGTCGTTGAGCTTTTCTTCTCTTATTATAGCTTCTACTTTTTTCATCTCAAAACACCCCCAAAATTAAATTCCACCATAAGCCTCTTCACCATGCTGAGATATGTCAAGCCCAACAGTCTCCTCTTCATATGTCACAGCCAAACCAACTGTTCTGTCAAGCACTTTTGAAATTATTATGGTCATAATAAACGAAAACGCCCAAACAACTAACACCGAGATAAGCTGAACAAAAAACAGCTTGTAGTTTCCAAATAAGAGCCCATCATTTCCTGCTGGATTTACAGCCTTGCTTGCAAATATTCCTGTTGCAAGCGCGCCCCAAGTTCCACCCATTCCGTGGCAAGCCCAAACATCTAATGTCTCGTCAAGTTGTAATCTTTCTCTGAGTCTAATACAGTAGAAGGATATTATAGAAGCAACTGCACCTATTGCTATCGCTGAAAGAGCATTTACATAACCTGATGCAGGTGTTATTGCAACAAGCCCAACAATTGCACCTGTTGCAATTCCAATTGCACTTGGTTTTCTATAAAGCCAGCTAATAATCATCCATGAAACCGCTGCAGCTGCAGCAGCTACATTTGTCACAACAAAGGCGTTTACTCCTATCTCGTTTGCAGCCAAACTACTTCCTCCGTTGAATCCGAACCAGCCAAACCAAAGTAAAAATGCACCAAGCAATGTAAGCGGAATGTTGTTTGGTTCCATCTGAACTTTACCAAAGTCTTTTCTCTTCCTCAGCACAAGCGAGAGCGCCAGAGCTGAGCTACCTGCAGTGATATGGACAACAGTACCTCCTGCAAAGTCAAGTGCTCCTAAGTTTTTAAGCCATCCACCTTTTGCCCACACCCAGTGCGCAACTGGATTGTAGACAAATATTGACCACAGTAATGTAAAAAGTATATAACTGCTAAATCTTATTCTCTCAACATAAGCACCTACAATAAGTGCAGGAGTAATTGCTGCAAACATCATCTGAAATGCCATGAACAAAAGGTGTGGGATTGTAGCTGCATAGTCAGGGTTGGAGTTATATCCAACATTTTTTAACCCTGCCCACTCAAAGCTCCCAATCAATCCAAACCTGTCAGGGCCAAACGCCAGGCTGTAGCCAACCAACACCCATTCAATACTGATTATCCCCAAAGTTAACGCCGACATGGTAATTGTGGAAAGAAGGTTTTTTCTTCTGACCATGCCACCATAAAAAAGACCTACTGCTGGTGTCATCAACATAACCAAAGCAGTTGAAATTAAAACCCATACAATGTCTGCATAGTTCATCCAAAACACCCCCAAATTTTATTTTGAAAGTCTATATCCACCAAAATGCAAAATGGGGACATACCTTTTTGGTATGCCCCCATTGGCAATTACAGTTTTATTATATTCTTTTGAGTGTAAATTGTCAATAGGTGAAAGAGAAAAACTTCTAAATTGCAAAAATAAAAGCTCCTTTTTGAAAAAGGAGCCGCCAAAACTTTTTATCTTTTCGAGAACTGGGGTGCTCTTCTTGCTTTCTTGAGACCGTATTTCTTTCTCTCCACCATACGCGGATCTCTTGTAAGAAATCCTGCCTTCTTCAAAGCTGGTCTTAAAGTTGGATCAGCAAGCACAAGTGCTCTTGCAATACCATGTCTTACTGCACCTGCTTGCCCAGAAAGACCGCCACCCTGAACCTTTGCTATCACATCATACTTACCAAGAGTCTCGGTAAGTGTCAATGGCTGCTTCACAATAATTCTCAATGTCTCAAGAGGAAAATACTCTTCCATATTTTTATCATTCACAATAATCTTACCACTTCCAGGTGAAAGCCAAACCTTTGCAACAGAAGTTTTTCTTCTACCAGTTGCATAGTATTTTACCTGTGCCACTTTCATATCCTCCCTTAACTAAAACTATATTTCCAGCACTTCCGGCTTCTGTGCTGCATGTGGATGATTTGGTCCTCTGTAAACTTTGAGTTTTCGCATGAACCTATCTCTGAGCTTATTTTTGGGAAGCATTCCACGTACTGCAATCTCAATTGCTTTTTCTGGATGCTTTTCAAGAAGTCTGCGATATGGTATGAACTTGAGTCCACCTGGATACTTTGTATGATATCTGTATCCATCCCTGTCAAGCTTTTTGCCCGTCAACACAACCTTTTCAGCATTGATTACAATAACATAGTCGCCAGTGTCAACATTCGGAGTAAACTGCGGTTTGTGCTTACCTCTCAAAATCACAGCAATTTTAGCTGCAAGTCTTCCAAGCGGCTTTCCTGTTGCATCAATAACATACCACTTCTTTGGAACCTCGTTTGGTTTTGCAAGGTATGTCTTCATCGCTTCTCCCTACACTCCTTCTGAAATTTTGTTTTCTGAAAAAATCTATATTATCAACTCATACTCGGGGCCTCATTTTAAAACATTAAATATTCTAATACATTATATTGTCAATGTCAATTGCTTGGACAAGTATTTTTAAAATAGACTCAAGAGTATCTTCAATCTAAAAATACAAAGTATCTGACAAAAATTTTGGTAAAATATAAATGTAAACTCTACATTGATAAGAAAGGGGGAAATCTTATTGAAATATTTGGTTGCACCGGATAAATATAAGGGGTCGTTTGACGCTTTAGTCGCATCTGAAATAATAAAAGAAGCTATTGTTGAGGTTGACAAAGGTGCAGAAGTTTTTCAGCTTCCGCTTGCCGACGGTGGAGAAGGAACCTTAACAGCTCTATCTAAAATTTTTGGTGCCAAAATAGAAGAGGTTGAGGTAAATGACCCTCTTTTTAGGAAGATAAAAAGCAGAATAGGATTTTTTGAAGACAAAGCAATCATTGAAATGGCAGAATGTTCAGGTCTTCTTCTTTTAAAAGATGAAGAAAGAAATCCTCTTTACACAACAACATATGGTGTTGGCGAGCTCATCAAATACGCAATTTCAAATGGAGTTAAAGAAATCATCATTGGTATTGGCGGCTCTGCAACAAATGATGCAGGTACAGGAATGCTGAGCGCGCTTGGAATGAAATTTTTGAATGAAAATGGAGAGGAATTAAAACCAATCGGAGAAAACTTGATAAAAATAAAAAAGATAGATGATTCAGAATTCTTGAATGATGTTCGCAAAGTAAAATTTACAGTTTTGTGTGATGTTACAAATTCATTA
The DNA window shown above is from Caldicellulosiruptor owensensis OL and carries:
- a CDS encoding P-II family nitrogen regulator, which produces MKKVEAIIREEKLNDLKECLAKEGIYGMTVMRVKGRGIQRGITLQWRAGSYTVDLLPKVLVMIVVSDEKFERVIDIILKCCSTGNPGDGKIFVSEVSEVIRISSKERNVKL
- a CDS encoding ammonium transporter gives rise to the protein MNYADIVWVLISTALVMLMTPAVGLFYGGMVRRKNLLSTITMSALTLGIISIEWVLVGYSLAFGPDRFGLIGSFEWAGLKNVGYNSNPDYAATIPHLLFMAFQMMFAAITPALIVGAYVERIRFSSYILFTLLWSIFVYNPVAHWVWAKGGWLKNLGALDFAGGTVVHITAGSSALALSLVLRKRKDFGKVQMEPNNIPLTLLGAFLLWFGWFGFNGGSSLAANEIGVNAFVVTNVAAAAAAVSWMIISWLYRKPSAIGIATGAIVGLVAITPASGYVNALSAIAIGAVASIISFYCIRLRERLQLDETLDVWACHGMGGTWGALATGIFASKAVNPAGNDGLLFGNYKLFFVQLISVLVVWAFSFIMTIIISKVLDRTVGLAVTYEEETVGLDISQHGEEAYGGI
- the rpsI gene encoding 30S ribosomal protein S9, whose protein sequence is MAQVKYYATGRRKTSVAKVWLSPGSGKIIVNDKNMEEYFPLETLRIIVKQPLTLTETLGKYDVIAKVQGGGLSGQAGAVRHGIARALVLADPTLRPALKKAGFLTRDPRMVERKKYGLKKARRAPQFSKR
- the rplM gene encoding 50S ribosomal protein L13; the protein is MKTYLAKPNEVPKKWYVIDATGKPLGRLAAKIAVILRGKHKPQFTPNVDTGDYVIVINAEKVVLTGKKLDRDGYRYHTKYPGGLKFIPYRRLLEKHPEKAIEIAVRGMLPKNKLRDRFMRKLKVYRGPNHPHAAQKPEVLEI
- a CDS encoding glycerate kinase — translated: MKYLVAPDKYKGSFDALVASEIIKEAIVEVDKGAEVFQLPLADGGEGTLTALSKIFGAKIEEVEVNDPLFRKIKSRIGFFEDKAIIEMAECSGLLLLKDEERNPLYTTTYGVGELIKYAISNGVKEIIIGIGGSATNDAGTGMLSALGMKFLNENGEELKPIGENLIKIKKIDDSEFLNDVRKVKFTVLCDVTNSLYGENGAAYVFAPQKGADENAVKLLDMGLRNFANVAKEYLGKDLSLSSGAGAAGGLGFALLAFLNAQYVSGIDYILSASNAEEHVKWTDIIITGEGRFDRQSLSGKSTIGIARLGAKFGKMVIVISGSIDCPFEEYTKEGITSIFSIVDMASSLDRCLKEAPRLLKETTKSIVNLILRSKKL